The Leptospira bouyouniensis genome contains a region encoding:
- a CDS encoding class I SAM-dependent methyltransferase produces MKNVWDKHYERPKSKLGYPDENLVRLLSKIQPPTMTALDFGCGSGRHVSLLQNFGYETIGCDNSKTTIDNLKQKEPQAKWLYTPDSKLPFAPHTFGVIVSWGVFHYNKRSEANILLHSLYDALAQGGYLLGSIRADGDTHLGLNQGTMNLTDLSGGYAETYSLQDLKNFLSIFSEVSIGYSERTPLGKLEERICHWFFVAKK; encoded by the coding sequence ATGAAAAATGTCTGGGACAAACACTACGAAAGACCAAAATCAAAACTTGGTTATCCAGATGAAAATTTGGTGCGTTTACTTTCAAAGATCCAACCTCCCACGATGACTGCCCTGGATTTTGGATGTGGTTCTGGTAGGCATGTTTCTCTTTTACAAAATTTTGGATATGAAACCATCGGTTGTGATAATTCCAAAACCACAATTGACAATTTAAAACAAAAAGAACCCCAGGCGAAGTGGCTCTACACACCTGATTCCAAATTACCCTTCGCCCCCCATACATTTGGTGTGATTGTCAGTTGGGGTGTGTTTCATTATAACAAACGTAGTGAAGCCAATATCTTACTCCATTCTCTTTATGATGCTTTGGCCCAAGGTGGGTATTTGCTTGGTTCCATCCGTGCAGATGGTGATACACATTTAGGACTCAACCAAGGTACAATGAACCTAACGGATCTTAGCGGAGGTTATGCCGAAACTTATAGCTTACAAGACCTAAAGAATTTTCTTTCTATTTTTTCCGAAGTTTCCATTGGTTATTCAGAAAGAACTCCTCTTGGAAAACTAGAGGAAAGAATTTGCCACTGGTTTTTTGTCGCAAAAAAATAA
- a CDS encoding ATP-grasp domain-containing protein, whose product MKQLNGSYLSIGAGENQIPLIRAAKGRGLKVIAVDTNPMAPGLSESDIKILESTHEYRKILHAMSKVPLPYKLLGVGSRSYGKAVFTVSYLAEKLKLRGNSRDSTNLYLDKEKFKQVVSKYGIPVSATIPNLGISKTKDKKIEFKFPIIAKPKEGSGKKGITVLETEVDFKKFNKSKANESYLLESYTPGEEVTVLGFVINKRFYLISLTDKITTGIPNFIEVAHIAPSQHIAMAGELKMICQCIVTASKLKTGPFVAEFKINQNQECILIEAAPEVGGEFLADQLLPAHFGYEYFKDLLSVTIGEKTRPEFLKSPKKGITHSAIIFTLPSNKQKKMAEIAPFVPNPFESVFFHKQLLTTGTNLETLEGNHKRTAVYGISTKQSIPAKEWYLSILDRLDT is encoded by the coding sequence ATGAAACAATTGAATGGAAGTTACCTCTCCATAGGAGCAGGAGAGAACCAGATCCCTCTCATTCGGGCTGCGAAAGGTAGGGGTCTGAAAGTCATCGCCGTGGATACGAATCCCATGGCACCAGGTCTGAGTGAGAGCGACATTAAGATATTAGAATCTACTCATGAATACAGAAAAATTCTGCATGCGATGAGTAAAGTCCCTCTTCCGTATAAATTACTGGGAGTGGGATCAAGGTCTTACGGCAAGGCTGTTTTTACTGTATCCTATTTGGCAGAAAAACTAAAACTTCGTGGAAACTCAAGAGACAGCACAAACTTATATTTAGATAAAGAAAAGTTCAAACAAGTCGTTTCCAAATACGGCATTCCAGTATCAGCCACTATTCCAAATTTAGGCATATCCAAAACAAAAGATAAAAAAATAGAATTTAAATTTCCAATCATCGCCAAACCCAAAGAAGGTTCTGGTAAAAAGGGAATTACTGTTTTAGAAACAGAAGTTGATTTCAAAAAATTTAATAAGTCAAAGGCAAACGAATCTTATTTATTGGAATCATACACACCTGGGGAGGAAGTGACAGTACTTGGTTTTGTGATCAATAAACGATTTTATCTGATCTCCCTGACTGACAAAATCACAACTGGGATACCTAATTTTATTGAAGTGGCTCATATTGCCCCTTCCCAGCACATCGCAATGGCAGGTGAATTAAAAATGATTTGCCAATGTATCGTAACGGCTTCAAAATTAAAAACAGGTCCATTCGTAGCCGAATTTAAGATCAACCAAAACCAAGAATGTATTTTAATCGAAGCAGCACCTGAAGTTGGAGGGGAATTTTTAGCAGACCAACTTTTACCTGCACATTTTGGATATGAATACTTTAAAGACCTTTTATCAGTGACGATCGGCGAAAAAACGCGACCAGAGTTTTTAAAATCACCAAAAAAAGGAATCACTCATTCTGCAATTATTTTCACTCTTCCTTCAAATAAACAAAAAAAGATGGCAGAGATTGCTCCGTTTGTCCCAAATCCCTTTGAATCTGTTTTTTTCCATAAACAACTGTTAACCACTGGAACCAATTTAGAAACATTAGAAGGTAATCACAAACGGACGGCAGTGTATGGAATTTCAACAAAACAATCCATACCGGCAAAGGAATGGTATCTTTCAATTTTGGATCGTTTGGATACATGA
- a CDS encoding RNA recognition motif domain-containing protein, which produces MKLSIGNLPQTLTDDALEKLLSAYGKVEHLQIKRDKLTKVSLGYGTAEMADADAEKAITNLNGKELEGKKIVVVNQEELTKAQNEAQKKKGSPAVAKPTFGRNQTSGGGNTGVQRRGGSRGS; this is translated from the coding sequence ATGAAGTTATCTATCGGAAACCTCCCCCAAACCCTTACGGACGATGCCCTCGAGAAACTTCTTTCCGCATATGGAAAGGTTGAACACCTGCAAATCAAACGAGACAAACTCACAAAGGTTTCGCTTGGTTATGGCACAGCTGAAATGGCAGATGCCGATGCAGAAAAAGCGATCACAAATCTCAATGGAAAGGAATTGGAAGGCAAAAAGATTGTTGTAGTCAACCAAGAAGAATTAACCAAAGCACAAAACGAAGCACAAAAGAAAAAAGGAAGTCCAGCTGTCGCAAAACCAACGTTTGGAAGAAACCAAACATCTGGCGGTGGCAATACAGGAGTCCAACGCCGAGGCGGTTCACGCGGGTCGTAG
- a CDS encoding flagellar hook-basal body protein: protein MLRGLYTGANGMISQQVRMDVVANNLANVDKTAFKKDTTVFKTFPEMLLHRYSEDGIGKTPMGSFDTSPVVGKLGFGAEVNEVYTRFEQGAVKKTDNIFDLMVQDQPGMEKPAFFTVLTNRGERLTRSGSFVLDKNGFVVTPQGFPLLGEKGPIQVNQGNFLVKENGEIYINAKLGTAPKDGTNFSENRFEEPVLLDKLKIRTVENPRHLDKEGDSFYSDTPESGEPTAFPERLAPQVLQGYLEASNVSVVTEMVDMIEVNRAYEANSKTIQTQDSLLGRLFEIMR, encoded by the coding sequence ATGTTACGAGGACTCTATACTGGTGCCAATGGGATGATTTCCCAACAAGTGAGAATGGATGTGGTCGCCAACAATTTGGCCAATGTGGATAAAACTGCATTTAAGAAAGATACGACTGTCTTTAAGACGTTCCCCGAAATGTTACTCCATCGTTATTCTGAAGACGGAATTGGAAAAACGCCAATGGGTTCCTTTGATACCTCTCCCGTCGTCGGTAAACTAGGGTTTGGTGCAGAAGTAAATGAAGTGTACACTCGATTTGAACAAGGGGCTGTGAAAAAAACTGACAATATTTTTGATCTGATGGTTCAAGACCAACCTGGGATGGAAAAACCTGCTTTTTTTACTGTTCTTACCAATCGAGGAGAACGACTCACTCGGAGTGGAAGTTTTGTTTTAGATAAAAATGGATTTGTTGTGACTCCCCAAGGGTTTCCTCTGCTTGGAGAAAAAGGTCCTATCCAAGTGAACCAAGGTAATTTCCTTGTCAAAGAAAATGGTGAAATTTATATCAATGCCAAACTCGGAACGGCACCGAAAGATGGAACCAACTTCAGTGAAAATCGATTCGAAGAACCCGTATTACTCGATAAATTAAAAATCCGCACTGTTGAAAATCCCCGCCACCTCGACAAAGAAGGGGATTCGTTTTACTCTGATACACCAGAATCAGGCGAACCCACAGCCTTTCCTGAACGACTCGCCCCGCAAGTGTTACAAGGTTATTTAGAAGCTTCGAATGTATCCGTTGTGACAGAGATGGTGGATATGATTGAAGTGAACCGTGCCTATGAAGCCAATTCCAAAACCATTCAAACTCAAGACAGTTTACTTGGTCGTTTATTCGAAATTATGCGATAG
- a CDS encoding zinc-binding dehydrogenase: MRKEAKRLKINYTFLFMRANGIQLNEITSLINEGSIRTVVDKVFPFNQLYEALAYVESGRAKGKVVVKII, encoded by the coding sequence TTGAGAAAGGAAGCCAAAAGGCTAAAGATAAATTATACTTTCCTATTTATGAGAGCAAATGGAATTCAATTAAATGAAATCACTTCTCTCATCAATGAAGGATCCATTCGTACGGTAGTGGACAAAGTATTCCCTTTTAATCAATTGTACGAGGCTTTGGCTTACGTAGAAAGTGGCCGTGCGAAAGGGAAAGTTGTTGTAAAAATAATTTAA
- a CDS encoding SDR family NAD(P)-dependent oxidoreductase, giving the protein MKQTILVTGASSGIGLLIANKLHKAGHTVIGTSRIPKNHSSKLPFKIIELDITSDSSIESFGKRLFNEIPKLDVLINNAGYLVAGLAEETSIELGKQQFETNFWGTIKITNQLLPYFRKQKSGKIITVGSFLGLIGLPNVAYYAASKHALEGYFKVLRFELRDFNIQVSMVEPMSFQTNIGNNAVRSDLQIEDYDVLRKQTAAFSKNAFSNSPTPEPVVKTVVSIIDEKDPKFNYPVGPSASFILTMQHYAYKLFEGSILKKLRNAK; this is encoded by the coding sequence ATGAAACAGACAATTCTCGTTACAGGTGCTTCTTCCGGAATCGGGCTACTGATTGCTAACAAACTTCACAAGGCTGGCCACACCGTGATCGGTACAAGCCGGATTCCCAAAAACCATTCCTCAAAGCTCCCTTTTAAAATCATTGAATTAGACATTACCTCGGATAGTTCCATCGAATCCTTTGGAAAACGATTATTTAACGAAATTCCAAAACTTGATGTTTTAATCAATAATGCAGGATATTTAGTTGCAGGTCTTGCGGAAGAAACTTCGATCGAACTAGGTAAACAACAATTTGAAACTAATTTTTGGGGAACCATCAAAATCACCAATCAGTTGTTACCTTACTTCAGGAAACAAAAATCTGGAAAAATCATTACGGTAGGATCTTTTTTGGGACTCATTGGACTACCAAACGTCGCCTACTATGCTGCTTCCAAACATGCACTTGAAGGTTACTTTAAGGTTTTGCGATTCGAATTAAGAGACTTTAACATTCAAGTAAGTATGGTTGAACCAATGAGTTTCCAAACAAATATAGGAAATAACGCAGTTCGTTCTGATTTGCAAATTGAAGATTATGATGTATTACGTAAACAAACAGCTGCTTTCTCTAAAAATGCCTTCAGTAATTCGCCAACCCCTGAGCCTGTTGTGAAAACTGTTGTTAGTATCATTGATGAGAAGGATCCAAAGTTTAATTATCCTGTGGGTCCAAGTGCGTCCTTCATACTTACTATGCAACATTATGCATATAAATTATTCGAAGGTTCTATCTTAAAAAAATTGCGTAATGCTAAATAA
- a CDS encoding winged helix-turn-helix transcriptional regulator produces the protein MPLNQKRSECPISCSLDIWGDKWSLLIIRDLINHKKCTYGDFLKSGEGIATNILASRLQLLEENELIEKLNHPESKAKVLYQLTYKGIDLLPILVEIHLWAEKYFDIPKDLKERLKAVKKDKETAVRTLMKDLKKDLDSSKEKE, from the coding sequence ATGCCATTAAATCAAAAAAGATCCGAATGTCCGATAAGTTGTTCCCTTGATATCTGGGGGGATAAGTGGTCCCTTCTGATTATCAGAGACCTTATAAATCATAAAAAATGCACTTATGGTGACTTTTTGAAATCAGGAGAAGGCATAGCGACGAATATTCTGGCATCCAGACTTCAGTTGCTCGAGGAAAATGAGCTGATTGAAAAATTAAACCATCCAGAAAGCAAAGCAAAAGTACTGTATCAGTTAACATATAAGGGTATCGATTTACTTCCTATCTTAGTGGAAATTCACCTTTGGGCTGAAAAGTATTTTGATATTCCAAAAGACCTTAAAGAAAGATTGAAAGCGGTAAAAAAAGACAAAGAAACGGCTGTTCGCACTCTGATGAAAGACCTAAAAAAAGATCTGGATTCTAGTAAAGAAAAGGAATGA
- a CDS encoding SDR family NAD(P)-dependent oxidoreductase, whose translation MEQSLNGKNAIVTGAALGIGKETSLLLAKKGAHVVVSDIKEKEGFAVVNEILSNGGSAEFVSCDVSQEEDIIRLTNHLPNQNKRLDIMVNNAGIANKPTFMHKVTTEVWNKLILMDLTSVFWCQKYATKHMLDDRIGGSIINVASIAGLGASPSLGPYCVAKAGVIELSTTGALEVAKYGVRINAVCPGWTETAILDVAGERGKSAMEKNIPMGRLGKPMEVANLIAFLASDESSFITGSVYRIDGGTRS comes from the coding sequence ATGGAACAAAGTTTGAATGGAAAAAATGCAATTGTCACAGGTGCTGCACTTGGAATCGGAAAAGAAACCTCTCTTTTACTTGCGAAAAAAGGGGCACATGTCGTAGTTTCAGACATTAAAGAGAAGGAAGGATTTGCAGTTGTGAATGAAATCCTTTCAAATGGAGGGTCAGCAGAATTCGTATCTTGCGATGTGAGTCAGGAAGAGGATATCATCCGTTTAACAAACCATTTACCAAACCAAAACAAAAGATTAGATATCATGGTAAATAATGCTGGAATTGCTAACAAACCAACATTTATGCATAAAGTGACAACTGAAGTTTGGAACAAGTTGATCCTTATGGATTTAACAAGCGTATTCTGGTGCCAAAAATATGCCACAAAGCACATGCTAGATGATAGAATTGGTGGTTCCATCATCAATGTTGCTTCCATTGCAGGTCTTGGTGCTTCCCCATCCCTTGGTCCCTATTGTGTGGCAAAAGCGGGAGTGATTGAACTTTCAACTACAGGTGCTTTAGAAGTTGCTAAGTATGGTGTTAGGATCAATGCAGTTTGTCCCGGTTGGACAGAGACTGCCATACTCGATGTTGCGGGCGAACGTGGAAAATCGGCGATGGAAAAAAACATTCCGATGGGTAGGCTTGGTAAACCAATGGAAGTAGCAAATCTCATTGCATTTTTAGCATCAGATGAATCAAGTTTTATTACAGGTTCAGTATATCGAATTGATGGTGGAACAAGGAGTTAG
- a CDS encoding MHYT domain-containing protein codes for MDFLQNFFITKPTGVYFVEGTYNGWFVFLSIFISILASWISLYLLHRFSEVGNRFSRFAILFTASLSLGGAVWSMHFIGMISFELCTTVTYDKAITTLSILPSFIASFFALQTLSKKQITRLELISVGILVGAGIGFMHYMGMSAMTMKPKLMYDPILFLVSLFVAITLSILSIIIQFRLKNSKLNIRSIYLTFISGIVMGTAISGMHYTGMAAARFVVPIGTEIENTTNDQVFLAFLVGFGSLFVIGSAVVTIAFISYKDLFHNLVKSESRLRAIIETAADAIVMIDTKGIIQEFNFTAERMFGWSAKEIIGKNVKILMPSPFREEHDGYLSNYLDTGEAKIIGIGRETIAIRKDGTTFPIRLAIGHTKLPQDDIFVGLISDISERILIEHALKDNEEQLKSFIQNIPGVVYRCLVDEYWSSIFLSDAIEF; via the coding sequence ATGGATTTTTTACAGAATTTTTTTATTACCAAACCTACTGGTGTTTACTTTGTGGAAGGGACATATAATGGATGGTTTGTTTTTTTATCCATATTTATTTCTATCCTTGCCTCTTGGATTTCTTTGTATTTATTACACCGATTTTCAGAAGTTGGAAATCGATTCTCACGTTTTGCGATTTTATTTACAGCAAGTTTATCCCTTGGGGGTGCTGTCTGGTCGATGCATTTTATCGGTATGATATCCTTTGAGTTATGTACAACTGTCACTTACGATAAGGCCATAACAACACTCTCAATCCTTCCCAGTTTTATTGCTTCATTCTTTGCACTCCAAACACTAAGTAAAAAACAAATCACTAGATTAGAATTGATATCGGTTGGAATCCTCGTTGGAGCAGGAATTGGTTTCATGCATTATATGGGAATGTCTGCCATGACAATGAAACCAAAACTGATGTATGATCCAATTTTGTTTTTGGTATCTTTATTTGTCGCCATCACACTTTCCATCTTGTCCATAATAATCCAATTTCGATTAAAAAATTCAAAGTTAAATATTCGAAGTATTTATCTTACGTTCATTAGTGGGATTGTAATGGGGACTGCCATTTCAGGTATGCATTATACTGGTATGGCGGCTGCACGATTTGTTGTTCCAATTGGTACAGAAATTGAAAATACAACAAATGACCAAGTATTCCTTGCCTTTCTTGTGGGATTTGGAAGTTTATTTGTGATTGGTTCTGCGGTAGTTACGATAGCCTTTATTAGTTATAAAGATTTGTTTCATAATTTGGTTAAAAGTGAATCAAGGTTACGAGCCATTATTGAAACAGCCGCCGATGCCATTGTTATGATTGATACAAAAGGTATCATTCAAGAATTTAATTTTACCGCAGAACGAATGTTTGGATGGAGTGCAAAAGAAATTATCGGTAAAAATGTAAAAATTCTAATGCCCAGTCCTTTTAGAGAAGAACATGATGGTTACTTATCAAATTATTTGGACACTGGAGAGGCAAAAATCATTGGAATTGGAAGGGAAACGATAGCCATCCGTAAAGATGGTACTACGTTCCCAATTCGGTTAGCAATTGGACACACTAAACTCCCTCAGGATGATATTTTTGTTGGTCTTATCAGTGATATTTCTGAACGGATTTTAATCGAACATGCATTAAAAGATAATGAAGAACAATTAAAATCATTTATACAAAATATTCCTGGAGTTGTCTACAGGTGTTTGGTAGATGAATATTGGTCTTCTATTTTTTTAAGTGATGCCATTGAGTTTTGA
- a CDS encoding PAS domain-containing sensor histidine kinase, with the protein MHPDDKEHVSNIIQNAIDTSDTFVLNYRIVHKSGEVRWVLEYGGPVYDENKEVKFLDGVILDNTDRRMIEEALIESKEKAEMASKTKSTFLANMSHEIRTPMNAIIGFAEVLLADPYPNQNKKHLETIRNSAKSLLRLLNDVLNSAKLDRGAVELEIVDFSLLSLIDQIFSTFSMESKRKGLEFTTHFSNDLADYYKGDSLRIRQILNNLIGIQLNLLEREKYNYLYHIMMVRCYSISMILALELLKIVFLKYLSHLHKQMFL; encoded by the coding sequence ATCCATCCTGATGACAAAGAACATGTTTCTAACATCATTCAGAATGCAATTGATACTTCAGATACATTTGTTTTAAATTACCGTATTGTACACAAATCTGGCGAAGTTCGTTGGGTTTTGGAATATGGTGGACCTGTTTATGATGAAAACAAGGAAGTGAAATTTTTAGATGGTGTGATTTTAGATAACACTGACAGGCGAATGATTGAAGAAGCTTTGATTGAATCGAAAGAGAAAGCAGAAATGGCATCGAAAACCAAATCGACTTTCTTAGCAAATATGAGTCATGAAATTAGGACACCTATGAATGCAATCATTGGATTTGCAGAAGTGTTGCTTGCAGATCCATATCCAAACCAAAACAAAAAACATTTAGAAACCATTCGTAATTCTGCAAAATCACTGTTACGTTTGTTAAATGATGTTTTAAATTCTGCAAAACTAGATCGAGGAGCGGTTGAATTAGAGATAGTAGATTTTTCTCTCCTTTCATTAATTGATCAAATATTTTCTACATTTTCCATGGAATCGAAAAGGAAGGGTTTGGAATTTACGACTCATTTTTCAAATGATTTGGCAGATTATTATAAAGGAGACAGTTTACGCATCCGCCAGATTCTAAATAATTTAATTGGGATTCAATTAAATTTACTAGAGAGGGAAAAATACAATTATTTATATCACATAATGATGGTCAGGTGCTATTCCATATCCATGATACTGGCATTGGAATTGCTGAAGATCGTATTTCTAAAATATTTGAGCCATTTACACAAGCAGATGTTTCTATGA
- a CDS encoding response regulator, which translates to MLFHIHDTGIGIAEDRISKIFEPFTQADVSMSRKFGGTGLGTTISKQLVELMGGKIWVESKLGEGSDFYFSLPLPIGNLTTLVQEKELVPLPKLNVLIVDDIKQNVELIQLLMESNGHFVEIARNGLEAFQLFQSNSFDLVLMDIQMPEMDGLEATKQIRSYENKNKLKKVPVIALSASVFDEDKQRAKMAGMDGFVSKPIDIDELNHEISLWIHPKTNNNDSRVATEIGFNEKTNLEISDLKFRFPNLLDWERGIKIYGSLSKYLNVIHDFLKEHTEDFSNISQSFLSFQDPSGYFHKWKGVTSNLGLISVFDLLKKWENTSSAEFNPEKMFIQLQDEFKVIFDTMAELGIRNANHTNQLNPTDGLKRQDKEKYDSNERTILDQVERTKSSKIIQTLIHSFQKGNLNQIVWNELEQILSNTYFRLDLVSISKCIESFDFETSIQLLMKLNQKLEYHTDDSKHKS; encoded by the coding sequence GTGCTATTCCATATCCATGATACTGGCATTGGAATTGCTGAAGATCGTATTTCTAAAATATTTGAGCCATTTACACAAGCAGATGTTTCTATGAGTCGAAAATTTGGTGGAACAGGCCTCGGAACAACAATTTCAAAACAGTTGGTTGAACTTATGGGTGGGAAAATTTGGGTAGAAAGTAAATTGGGAGAAGGAAGCGATTTCTATTTTAGTCTCCCATTACCAATAGGAAATTTAACAACGTTGGTTCAGGAAAAAGAACTTGTCCCTCTTCCCAAGCTCAATGTACTCATAGTTGATGATATAAAACAGAATGTGGAACTCATCCAATTACTCATGGAATCAAACGGTCATTTCGTGGAAATTGCACGGAACGGTCTCGAAGCTTTTCAATTATTCCAATCAAATTCTTTTGATTTAGTTCTAATGGATATCCAGATGCCTGAAATGGATGGACTCGAAGCAACAAAACAAATTCGTTCTTATGAAAACAAAAACAAACTCAAAAAAGTACCAGTGATTGCTTTATCGGCGAGTGTTTTTGATGAAGATAAACAAAGGGCAAAAATGGCAGGAATGGATGGTTTTGTTTCCAAACCAATTGATATTGATGAATTAAATCATGAAATCTCACTTTGGATCCATCCCAAAACAAATAACAATGATTCACGAGTTGCTACGGAAATTGGATTCAATGAAAAAACAAATTTGGAAATCTCAGATTTAAAATTTCGATTTCCCAATCTATTGGATTGGGAGAGGGGGATTAAAATCTATGGATCTTTGTCAAAGTATCTTAATGTGATCCATGATTTTTTAAAAGAACATACCGAAGATTTTTCAAACATATCTCAATCATTTCTCTCATTTCAAGATCCAAGTGGTTATTTTCATAAATGGAAAGGTGTAACCTCAAATCTAGGATTAATATCTGTTTTTGATCTATTAAAGAAATGGGAAAACACGAGCAGTGCAGAATTCAATCCAGAAAAAATGTTCATACAGTTGCAGGACGAATTCAAAGTTATCTTTGACACTATGGCGGAGTTGGGAATCCGAAATGCTAATCATACAAATCAATTGAATCCAACGGATGGATTGAAACGTCAAGATAAGGAAAAATACGATTCGAATGAAAGAACAATTTTAGACCAAGTAGAGCGTACAAAATCCTCAAAAATCATACAAACTCTAATACATTCTTTTCAAAAAGGAAATTTGAACCAAATTGTTTGGAATGAATTGGAACAAATCCTTTCAAACACGTATTTCAGATTGGATTTGGTTTCAATTTCTAAATGTATCGAATCATTTGATTTTGAAACATCCATTCAACTTTTAATGAAATTAAATCAAAAATTGGAGTATCATACGGATGATTCAAAACACAAAAGCTAA
- a CDS encoding HD domain-containing phosphohydrolase — protein sequence MIQNTKAKILIIDDEPTNLQILNEILKNDYSLSFAKDANKGWELAYSEVPDLILLDVMMPEKTGYDLIKELKANQKTKFIPVIFVTALTDIGDEEKGFLLGAVDYITKPVSPAIVKARVKTHLSLVDSEEVKITRLQIIQRLGMASEYKDNETGMHVIRMSHYSKTLALAIGYSEESADEILNAAPMHDVGKIGIPDSIIQKPGKLTEEEWQIMKRHPEIGAEIIGDHHSSLLRLAKSIALTHHEKFDGTGYPYQLKGENIPIEGRIIAIADVFDALTTVRPYKKAWEVEEALGYLQKESGTHFDPKLVKEFFKVIPKILEIKAEWPEEIEKNN from the coding sequence ATGATTCAAAACACAAAAGCTAAAATTTTAATCATCGATGATGAACCAACAAACTTACAAATTCTAAATGAAATTTTAAAAAATGATTATTCTCTTAGTTTTGCAAAAGATGCAAATAAAGGATGGGAGCTTGCCTACAGTGAAGTTCCCGATTTGATTCTATTAGATGTGATGATGCCAGAAAAAACTGGTTACGATCTCATCAAAGAATTGAAAGCAAATCAAAAAACCAAATTTATCCCGGTAATTTTTGTCACGGCATTAACAGATATAGGGGATGAAGAAAAGGGATTTCTGTTAGGTGCAGTTGATTATATCACGAAACCAGTTAGTCCTGCCATTGTCAAAGCTAGGGTCAAAACTCATTTGTCACTTGTCGATAGTGAGGAAGTTAAAATCACAAGACTACAAATTATTCAACGGTTGGGGATGGCATCAGAATATAAAGACAATGAAACGGGAATGCATGTGATTCGGATGAGTCATTATTCAAAAACCCTTGCCCTTGCAATCGGTTATAGTGAAGAGAGTGCTGATGAAATTTTAAATGCTGCTCCGATGCATGATGTTGGCAAAATCGGAATCCCTGATTCGATTATCCAAAAGCCAGGCAAACTCACTGAAGAAGAATGGCAAATTATGAAACGCCATCCAGAAATTGGGGCAGAAATCATCGGTGACCATCATTCCAGTTTATTAAGATTGGCAAAGTCCATTGCACTCACTCACCACGAAAAATTTGATGGGACAGGGTATCCGTATCAATTAAAAGGAGAGAACATTCCCATTGAAGGAAGAATCATTGCTATCGCAGATGTTTTTGATGCATTAACAACCGTAAGACCTTACAAAAAAGCTTGGGAAGTAGAGGAGGCACTTGGATATTTACAAAAAGAATCTGGTACCCATTTTGATCCAAAATTGGTAAAAGAATTTTTTAAAGTCATTCCAAAGATTTTAGAAATCAAGGCGGAATGGCCTGAAGAAATCGAAAAAAATAATTAA
- a CDS encoding aldose epimerase, with the protein MIQISNKLKVKPKTKNQTPDEMELHDLWNRLESKGLFQNQSASLSFLIPGTGTFLLMVKGEGKKNKPILQSYSIKNPNTMLDENHQLETLPSIIRFHADLYSFRPDVGAIVRFIPPWSSKLNFLDHPLPLVFDEQCRQLGASVNQLPLDANGNLKQSSILLSGANGFLVSEEVVITSVTREKAIYNCELIEKCAKAYLLAISTGGNVRQIPWFVRFIAKSRLLKDEKKAIEFYKRGERPTGFKAY; encoded by the coding sequence ATGATTCAAATATCTAACAAACTAAAGGTAAAACCTAAAACAAAAAACCAAACTCCTGATGAAATGGAATTACATGATCTTTGGAATCGATTGGAATCCAAGGGATTGTTTCAAAACCAATCGGCAAGTTTATCATTTCTTATACCAGGAACAGGAACATTCTTATTAATGGTGAAAGGGGAAGGAAAAAAAAATAAACCTATATTACAATCCTACTCGATTAAAAATCCAAATACAATGTTAGATGAGAATCATCAACTCGAGACATTACCATCCATCATACGTTTCCATGCGGATCTTTATTCGTTTCGACCTGATGTGGGTGCCATTGTTCGATTTATTCCCCCTTGGAGTTCTAAACTTAACTTTTTAGACCACCCTCTCCCACTTGTATTTGATGAACAGTGTAGGCAATTAGGTGCCAGCGTGAACCAATTACCTCTGGATGCAAATGGCAACCTAAAACAAAGTTCTATACTTTTGTCTGGTGCGAATGGTTTCCTTGTTTCTGAAGAAGTGGTAATTACAAGCGTAACGCGAGAGAAAGCTATTTATAATTGTGAGTTGATCGAAAAATGTGCGAAAGCATATTTATTGGCAATTTCGACAGGAGGTAATGTACGTCAGATCCCTTGGTTTGTGAGGTTCATTGCCAAAAGTCGGTTGTTAAAGGATGAGAAAAAGGCAATTGAATTTTACAAGCGAGGAGAAAGACCAACTGGTTTCAAAGCTTACTAA